One Ranitomeya imitator isolate aRanImi1 chromosome 1, aRanImi1.pri, whole genome shotgun sequence DNA window includes the following coding sequences:
- the LOC138657516 gene encoding uncharacterized protein — protein sequence MLTSDESSVVAAALVFEAARLQEERRPKRKRRMWTRSWLQKRSTLSHMGLIRELRDNNPHDFRNYLRMSEESFKIILSAVTPLIQRSDTPMRAAVPVDERLAVTLRFLATGRSLQDLQFSAAVSRPFLSVVIPETCAAIVQSLRHYMEFPKSAEDWKKIASDFDQLWQFPNCGGALDGKHVRITQPANSGSFFFNYKGYFSVILMALVNANYEFVDVDVGMNGRVSDGGVFDHTSFGESLRNNQLQLPINEDTKANLNFVFIADEAFPLHPHLLKPFA from the exons atgctcacttccgatgagagttctgttgttgctgctgccctggtgtttgaggcagcacgtctccaagaggagagacgtcctaaacgaaaacgtcgcatgtggacccggagctggctgcagaaaagatccacattgtcacacatgggtctcataagagagttacgtgataataatccacatgatttccgaaactaccttaggatgtcagaggaatcattcaagataatactgtctgctgttacgccactcatacaaaggagtgatacgccgatgcgtgcagccgtgcccgtggatgaaaggttggcggtgacactgcggttcctggctacaggaaggtctcttcaggatttgcagttttccgcagctgtttccagacctttcctcagcgttgtgattccggagacatgcgcggccattgtgcagagcttaaggcattatatggag tTTCCCAAGTCGGCGGAGGACTGGAAgaagattgcttccgattttgatcagctgtggcagtttccaaactgcggtggtgcattagatggaaagcatgtgcgcatcacacaaccagccaactctggatccttttttttcaactacaaaggatatttcagtgtgatcctcatggcccttgtcaatgcaaactatgagttcgtagatgtggatgttggcatgaatggtcgagtctccgacggtggagtTTTTgatcacacttcatttggggaaagcttgaggaacaatcaactgcagttgccaataaatgaagacacaaaagcaaacctcaattttgttttcatcgctgatgaagctttccctcttcatccacatttgctgaagccatttgc ATAG
- the LOC138657515 gene encoding uncharacterized protein, producing MSNRVEFIRDFIEIYQSFPCLWKIKSPEYCNREKRREGYLQLIELYNRHAPDEAANEAVIKKKIQALRTVWRKELNKVLQTTRSGASTEEVYVPKLWYFEHLNCLRDQEVPRTSTCLRLLSPVEPIVSENDAEQESQGQQDDSAQESTLDCSQDCTTTDLVEAAPARTQSRQGPRKRKATSDASNELLSLAKKVLTRNVSPALEGFGHYVVDKLAKMDDNQRILAERLILEAVNKGTDGDLDKNTCLVSSRPIQRTEPSNYNGWSQCQTSMRHNAHVSHFGHPPPNNSYTPIPLDMASPIRHQSFQREQSSYHNLRFPSFFYIPFYFIVLLK from the exons atgtctaatcgtgtggagttcatcagggatttcatcgagatttatcagtcttttccctgcctctggaaaatcaagtctcctgagtattgtaacagggaaaagaggagggagggttacttacagctcattgagctttacaatcgtcatgcaccagatgaggcagctaacgaagcagttattaaaaagaaaatccaggcgctccgcacggtgtggaggaaggagctgaacaaggttcttcagactacaaggtccggagcttccactgaagaagtttatgtgccaaaactttggtattttgagcatcttaattgtctgagggaccaagaggtgccacggacttccacgtgtctTCGGTTGTTGTCACCTGTGGAACCAATAGTTTCGGAGAAcgacgccgagcaggagtcacaagggcaacaa gatgacagtgcgcaggagagtacactggactgttcacaggactgcacgacaacagatttagtggaggctgcacctgccaggactcaatcgaggcaaggtccaagaaaacggaaagccacctcagacgcctcaaatgaactattgagccttgcaaagaaggtgttgacaagaaatgttagccctgcgttagaggggtttggacactatgtggttgacaaactggcaaaaatggacgacaaccaaagaatactagcagagcgtctgattctggaagcagtaaacaagggtactgatggcgatttggacaagaacacttgtttggtctcttcccggccaatacagcggacagagccatcaaattacaatggttggtcacagtgtcagacatcgatgcgacacaatgctcacgtttcccacttcggccatccaccccctaataactcctacacgccaatacctttagatatggcttcgcccatcaggcaccaaagttttcagcgggaacaatcgtcgtatcataatttgaGATTTCCTAGCTTcttttacattcctttttattttattgtcttgttaaaataa